A window of the Terriglobia bacterium genome harbors these coding sequences:
- the ispG gene encoding flavodoxin-dependent (E)-4-hydroxy-3-methylbut-2-enyl-diphosphate synthase: MAEIKRRKTATVVIGGVRVGSDAPVVVQSMTNTDTADIPGTIRQVAALARAGSELVRVTVNNDAAAAALPAIVEGLEKQGMRVPIIGDFHYNGHILLKKYPACATALAKYRINPGNVSIGKKDDDNFRTMVAVAVENQKPVRIGVNWGSLDQQLLTKLMDDNSRLAEPKDAREVTMEAMVLSALNSAKLAEKYGLRPDQIILSAKVSGVQDLIDVYRSLAARCGYALHLGLTEAGMGAKGIVGSSAALAVLLQEGIGDTIRVSLTPAPNGDRTEEVLVAQQILQSLGIRSFTPQVTACPGCGRTTSTFFQAMAEQIQTYLREQMPLWKERYAGIEEMKVAVMGCVVNGPGESKHANIGISLPGTFEEPKAPVFVDGRLMTTLKGDNIVAEFIQILNGYVESRYSARAETASMEK; this comes from the coding sequence ATGGCTGAAATCAAGCGCAGGAAGACGGCAACCGTTGTGATCGGCGGAGTGCGCGTGGGCAGCGATGCACCAGTAGTGGTGCAATCCATGACCAACACCGATACCGCCGACATCCCCGGCACCATCCGGCAGGTGGCGGCCCTGGCGCGCGCCGGCTCGGAGTTGGTGCGGGTCACGGTCAACAACGACGCCGCCGCGGCCGCCTTGCCCGCCATCGTCGAAGGGCTCGAGAAGCAGGGCATGCGCGTGCCCATCATCGGCGATTTCCACTACAACGGACACATTCTGCTGAAGAAATATCCCGCGTGCGCCACAGCGCTAGCCAAGTACCGCATCAATCCCGGCAACGTCAGCATCGGCAAGAAGGACGACGACAATTTCCGCACCATGGTCGCGGTCGCGGTCGAGAACCAGAAGCCGGTGCGCATCGGGGTGAACTGGGGCTCGCTCGACCAGCAGTTACTGACCAAGCTCATGGACGACAATTCGCGCCTGGCCGAGCCCAAAGACGCGCGCGAGGTCACGATGGAAGCCATGGTGCTCAGCGCGCTCAATTCGGCCAAGCTCGCCGAGAAATACGGCCTGCGGCCGGACCAGATCATCCTCAGCGCCAAGGTGAGCGGCGTGCAGGACCTGATCGACGTGTACCGCTCGCTGGCGGCGCGCTGCGGCTATGCCCTGCACCTCGGTCTGACCGAGGCGGGCATGGGCGCAAAGGGAATCGTGGGCTCGAGCGCAGCGCTCGCGGTGCTGTTGCAAGAAGGCATCGGCGACACCATCCGCGTCTCGCTCACGCCTGCGCCCAACGGAGACCGCACCGAAGAAGTCCTGGTCGCGCAGCAGATCCTGCAATCGCTCGGCATCCGCAGCTTTACCCCGCAGGTCACCGCGTGCCCGGGATGCGGGCGCACGACATCCACCTTCTTCCAGGCGATGGCAGAGCAGATCCAGACGTACTTGCGGGAGCAGATGCCGCTGTGGAAGGAGCGTTACGCGGGGATCGAAGAGATGAAGGTCGCAGTGATGGGATGCGTGGTGAACGGCCCCGGAGAATCCAAGCATGCCAACATCGGCATCTCGCTGCCGGGCACGTTCGAGGAGCCCAAGGCGCCGGTCTTCGTGGATGGCCGGTTGATGACCACTCTGAAGGGCGACAATATCGTTGCTGAATTCATCCAGATCCTGAATGGTTACGTCGAATCGCGCTACTCCGCCCGGGCGGAAACAGCGTCGATGGAGAAGTAG
- a CDS encoding M48 family metalloprotease, with protein sequence MNTRSVLVRALAIVLTLSFVVTESLAQAEPVLPDPGNAGMSRDQQIQLGQKAVGEVYQQMPVLPDSSPVTQYVQQLGKKLERVIPQQNSWPYQFHVIQQKEINAFAVPGGPIFINVGTITAADNEAELAGVMAHEMSHVYMQHSAKQMQKNTLPSILAAGGEILGQIFGGVTGAIASIGGQVGGGLLSMKYSRADEAQADAVGAIIAYKAGYNPKSLAEFFQKLESQGGAPPQFLSDHPSPGNRITAVDKEIANWPPENYQASSQSFTQAHQQAQGVTAYTGQQITDGAKSGQWASQNKNGGAAPAAVATGSAPAAPAPASANLGAVTLQQVRPSKTLIPIASNSVFTIKHPDNWQTTTDQQSGSITIGPPSGVSQGTVAYGVMMGGYSPQGGASLSAATQQLVQGITQGNPGMRQTSGADSIRVNRVPGMSVDLSGQSPVLDSRGAPLPEHDWLVTLQRADGSVLYAVFVAPERDFEQLRPTFENMLRTLRLK encoded by the coding sequence ATGAACACGCGATCTGTTCTCGTACGCGCCTTGGCCATCGTACTGACTTTGTCGTTTGTGGTGACGGAGTCGCTTGCCCAAGCGGAACCGGTGCTGCCCGATCCCGGCAACGCCGGCATGAGCCGGGACCAGCAGATCCAGCTCGGGCAGAAGGCGGTGGGCGAGGTCTATCAGCAGATGCCGGTGCTGCCCGACTCCAGTCCGGTCACGCAGTACGTACAGCAACTGGGGAAGAAGCTGGAGCGCGTCATCCCGCAGCAGAACTCCTGGCCGTACCAGTTCCATGTCATCCAGCAGAAGGAGATCAACGCCTTTGCCGTTCCGGGGGGCCCGATCTTCATCAACGTCGGCACCATCACGGCGGCGGATAACGAGGCCGAACTGGCGGGCGTCATGGCCCACGAGATGTCTCACGTCTATATGCAGCACTCGGCCAAGCAAATGCAGAAGAACACTTTGCCCAGCATCCTCGCCGCTGGGGGTGAGATCCTGGGGCAGATCTTCGGGGGAGTGACCGGAGCGATTGCGAGTATTGGAGGTCAGGTAGGTGGCGGTCTGCTCAGCATGAAGTATTCGCGCGCAGATGAGGCTCAGGCCGACGCCGTGGGCGCCATCATCGCGTACAAGGCCGGCTACAACCCCAAGTCGTTGGCCGAGTTCTTCCAGAAGCTGGAAAGTCAGGGCGGCGCGCCGCCGCAGTTCCTGAGCGATCACCCGAGTCCCGGCAACCGCATCACCGCAGTGGACAAGGAGATCGCGAACTGGCCGCCGGAGAACTACCAGGCCAGCAGCCAGTCCTTCACCCAGGCCCACCAGCAGGCGCAGGGCGTGACGGCCTACACCGGGCAGCAGATCACGGACGGCGCCAAATCCGGCCAGTGGGCAAGCCAAAACAAGAATGGCGGCGCAGCGCCGGCCGCTGTCGCCACAGGCTCCGCTCCGGCCGCACCGGCTCCTGCCAGCGCCAATCTCGGCGCGGTGACCCTGCAGCAGGTCAGGCCGAGCAAGACCCTCATCCCCATTGCCAGCAACAGCGTCTTCACGATCAAGCATCCGGACAACTGGCAGACCACCACGGACCAGCAGAGTGGCTCGATCACGATCGGCCCGCCGTCAGGGGTCTCGCAGGGCACGGTCGCATACGGAGTCATGATGGGCGGGTACTCGCCGCAAGGCGGAGCCAGCCTGAGCGCGGCCACGCAGCAGCTGGTGCAGGGCATCACGCAGGGCAATCCCGGCATGAGGCAGACCTCGGGGGCGGACAGCATTCGCGTGAACCGCGTGCCCGGCATGTCTGTGGACCTGAGCGGCCAATCCCCGGTGCTGGATTCGAGGGGCGCGCCGCTGCCGGAGCATGACTGGCTGGTCACGTTGCAGCGTGCCGACGGGAGCGTGCTTTACGCGGTGTTCGTCGCGCCCGAGCGCGACTTCGAACAGTTGCGGCCCACCTTCGAGAACATGCTGCGCACCCTGCGCCTGAAGTAG
- a CDS encoding DNA adenine methylase, with the protein MPNKASVAQGARQSSEGFVKSPFGYFGSKQRLALHIAKMLPPHNAWVEAFCGSAAVTMAKKAAPIEVINDADLQIVNVFRQLRDHPTKLIRQIELTPYAREEFERAYRRTAAVSDLERARRFLVACMMTVNGAMGSNGQGVRHSGFSYSQSYTRNGQEARVSRWNSLPERLSKVVQRLKHVRIEHKDARDLLRMFHKRPATLFYLDPPYLMNRDTKYKIDANDKEFHEELLELCCRAKCMVLVSGYDNPLYNSALTKGEGWKRKTIKTHTRDTKGKDLTRTEVLWMNRFFVEAMTTSRVPIDLTKKENKNYKVNPVRR; encoded by the coding sequence ATGCCAAATAAGGCTTCAGTAGCGCAGGGTGCTCGTCAATCATCTGAGGGATTCGTCAAAAGCCCTTTTGGCTATTTTGGGTCAAAGCAACGTTTGGCGCTGCACATAGCGAAAATGCTTCCGCCTCACAACGCTTGGGTTGAGGCTTTCTGCGGTTCAGCAGCAGTAACAATGGCGAAGAAAGCAGCCCCGATTGAGGTCATAAACGATGCTGATCTGCAGATAGTTAATGTCTTCCGCCAGCTTCGAGACCACCCCACTAAACTCATCCGGCAGATCGAACTGACGCCTTATGCACGCGAAGAGTTTGAACGAGCATACAGGCGAACTGCCGCTGTCAGCGACTTGGAGCGTGCGCGAAGATTTCTCGTGGCCTGCATGATGACTGTAAATGGTGCGATGGGAAGCAATGGCCAGGGGGTCAGGCATAGTGGTTTTTCATATTCTCAGTCCTATACCCGGAACGGACAAGAAGCTCGCGTTAGTCGGTGGAATTCGCTACCGGAGCGCCTGAGCAAGGTCGTGCAACGGCTGAAACACGTTCGCATTGAACACAAAGACGCGCGAGACCTCTTGAGAATGTTCCATAAGCGTCCGGCTACTCTTTTCTACTTGGACCCGCCGTACCTCATGAACAGAGATACGAAATACAAGATAGATGCAAACGACAAGGAGTTTCACGAGGAGTTGCTCGAACTGTGCTGCCGAGCCAAATGCATGGTCCTCGTGAGCGGGTATGACAACCCGCTCTACAACTCAGCGCTGACTAAGGGCGAAGGTTGGAAAAGGAAGACGATTAAGACACATACCCGTGATACTAAGGGCAAGGATCTTACTCGAACAGAAGTTCTGTGGATGAACCGGTTCTTCGTAGAGGCTATGACGACGAGTCGTGTGCCCATCGACCTGACCAAGAAGGAAAACAAGAATTACAAGGTGAACCCCGTCAGAAGGTAG